The genomic region CTCTTGGTTTTATTCTAAGCAGAACTAAGGAAGTCTGCTGTTGGAAATACTCCTGCGGTGAGTGTGCTATGCTTGTGCACACTGGAACTGCATTGCCAGGTTACATTTTTACCACAGTGCAtcacatttaaaatgcttgCTTGATTGGTTTCCTTCACAGTGCCTAAAaaggatgtgtgtgttttcaacaaCCACGAATACCAGGTGAGATCTCACATCTTACTATCACCCTCATGTGAAACTGATTTGAATTGACTACATCATAAAAGAATACATGAGGGCTTTGTTTAACACAGATTGTATGATTGTGTCATTTTTATGTATCGCTTATAAAACCTAATGTAATCAAATACAACAGCTCAGCCATGAATTATCCCTTTACAAAGGTAGTTCACTCTCAGAggcattaataatgtttattactGAGGTTTACACTGGTGTTATACTGGACTGCATTATATTGAAAGGAAGTTCTAATGTTTCCAAGCAGTAGTATCTGTATCTGACCTTCTCACCTTGTCCGTCCAGGTTGGAGACCTGGTGCCCATGAAGCCATGTGAGAAGTGCAGTTGTAGTAACAAGGCCAATGCCAATAGCCCCCTGCACATTATAGACTGTGAGCCTATACCCTGTGACGCCAACTGCCCTGTGGtaggttttctctctctctttcccttcctCACTTACTCAGACACTTTCATTTTTAAGTTCATTCTAAACAAAAATTCTTTATGACTCTACTGATAAGCACATTCATTTGCCACATGCTCTTCCAAACATGCattgactttttccaacatttaaaGATAGCATGAGTATCATAAAAACTGACCTCTGACAGATTTGCCGTTATTAGAATGGAAATTAAGCAAAATTACGAAGGAGCACAAAACAGATTCGGACAGGGATTATTATACAAGTTGTGAGTGAGTTTAACTGTCAGATAGGGGAGTGTGCTGTTGAAATCTGTTTGTGAACAAACCTTCCTATATTCTACAGAGCTGAGTATAAGTATAAGTTATCTATTGGAAAAAGTCAAGGCAGATTCCTACTGAACATGGTTCAGTTCACCATTTCAAAAGACTCCCTTCAGACCCTAAAATTCTGACCTACAGAATGTTTTAAAGTTTGATTTGGTTTTATTAATGGTTTATCACCATTTTGAGCACTAGTGCTTGGATAAAATGTGTCTTTCAACCACACACATTGTTAGTCAAAGACTGAGACATTTTGTGTTCTGTATTTGCCTCAGCTTTAGTTTTGCCTCTTTACTGCAACTGGAAATAACTAACAGAAGTAATGAAAGTCATCCTGTAAACCCGACAGAATACTAATGTCAACCCTGAATCCAAATTCTGACATcctgtacatttaaaaacaatccaGGTGTTGTGctggttttacatttttatgtgcATTGTTTGTATGCTGagtttgtctttgtgtctctgttcagGGTTATGAGTACCAGATCAGCGCTAACCAGTGCTGTGGGAAATGTGTCCAAACTAGTTGCATTGTCGTGCTGTTGAACGCCACATACGCATTAAAGGTTGGtccaagtgtgtgtgcatgcagagTGTGTTTTAGGTGAGAGAGAATGAAagacatttgatttgatttggtatatataatatatataaggTCACTTAGGTCTCCAAcatctcttctttcttttaaaGATAATGATGCTATCAGATCGCATTGCGTTCATTTGTTGTTACTTTTCGGCTATTTCAGCATAACATGACATATAAAGCCCACGCGGAATGTGCGCAGAATTCCAACGACACCTCTgcagattttaaaatgaattggaggaaaaaaaaatctgaacgcatcaacacattaacacaacacattttgacatactgctgaaaactgtaaaaaaaaccatTTCATTACATACGTTACATTTAAACACATATCAAAATACAACGAGCCACTCTTCGTGCAGTTGAAGGCAATTTGCAGTTGAAAAAAGATTTTCTGTTTCTCTTGGTGTTCATCCACCAGGAGGTGTGGTGTCTCCGGGTAAAAGAGAGAATAAAATCAAACAGTATTACTGCATCATTAGAACTGCTTTTATTGTGATGGATTATCTTTCTTAATCAAGTTTGAAGTCTCTGCAAGTCGATTTCAAACATAATTCACAAACTATGCTGTGTTTTGGAAAATGTTTAGCTATAAACTATTTGTAATTGACTAAAACATACAAAATCTCTGCTATGTCCCTTTAAGTTTCTTTATGTTCAACTTGCCATGTCTGTAATCAGCACAAATCAACAAGAGGATACTAAGTCTACAGTCTACAAATGACGACATGGAGATGATAGTGACTCTGATCCAGCCTTGTCTGCAAGACTGTTTCAAAATTCTGTTGTGTTATTCTTTAGCCTGGCTCCATTTGGACTCCTGCTGGGAACCCCTGTGTGAAGTTTGAGTGTGTGAAGATCGCTAATCAGTTCATCACCATAGAAGCCAAGACAATCTGTCCCCTCTACGACCCTAATGCATGCATACCGgtgagtgcacacacacacacacacacacacacacgaatacACAGATAATTTCAGGTTGCAATCTAATACATCATTGATGATGTGATTTtgatgtaaatgtttttgtctcCTGCAGGGAACAGAGACCATAGCTCCAGATGGATGCTGCCATGTCTGTATGTATTGCTTCCTGCATATTATTTACACTCCTCCTCCACACTCTCCTCTTACTCTAGCACACAAAGCCCCATGATGTCCATCAGAGATTCTAAGATTTCAAGCTAAATGAGCAGGACCATTGTGAGCTTACTAagtcatatactgtacatcccTTTTATGGGCCTTATACAAAATTATTACCAAATATCTTATGGTTAACTAGATAAGAGTACATTCAAGACATCATTGGTTTATTGAGCCTCTTCATATATTCAGCAATTTGTTATTGGTATTGATCTAGTGCAGTAGTTCATTGCAGTTAAATTAGTTTTACTtctcaaaacaaacacaaaaacgcAGAAAGTAAACAATCATGGTTTCCACCCTAGAAGACCAAGTGTAGTTGTGTCCGCTGCGTAGTATTAATTTTTGTCCACAGATGCCATGATCTATTAATCGGGTCAAATGAGATGTTATTCCCTCTCAACATGTTTCTCTCGCCTGCGTCAGGTATTCCAAAGGGTGAGCCATGCAGTGTGTCCACCACACCTGTGTACCTGGAGAGCCAGGGCTGCCATGCCAAAGACCTGGTCAATGTCACATCCTGTAGTGGAGCATGTGGCACCTTCACCTTGTGAGTCCCCCTCATGCAATTTGCCTTATCATTAGTGTCATGGAAAATTCCATGACATGCCAAATACATGTTTCTGTTGTACGTTctaacacattcaaacacataaCACATTATGTAAGTTGCAGGAATTTTAAGAGATCATCAGGTCATAATCTGTGCAGCAGAGACCTGAGATATCATGACTTGTAGTTCAATGATCTAAGGAtttattattgtcattgtacaatataatgttgttgttttcctcagTTCTGTATAAATGTGATTTAAAGGGTTTATATCATATAATGATCATATTGAGGAGCTTTCTAAACGTTTCAGCTCTGTAGTCTTAAATATAAATTTTCTggaattttattaaatttttccCCAATTTACTTGCTTGCTCTTTTCCCTTTCCGCTCaccttcctttctctcttctctcagcTACTCTACCAAAACAAGATCCTTGCAGCACACCTGCTCCTGCTGCCAGGAGCTGGCTACATCTGAGCGCCAGGTCCAGCTCTCCTGCCCTGACAACACAGAGATCACTTACACCTACACCCACATTGACAGCTGCGGGTGCCTCAAGACCGAGTGCTCTGTGCCTGGCCACAGGGAATTGGCAACCACTCCCCCCAGCATCAAGTCACGTCGACGCAGGAGATAAGGCAAAAACCAGGACAAGCATATGCATTGGCCACTTATTTGATTAGCATTAATTTATAGGACCGTAAATGAAGTTATATTTGATTTAGCATACATAGTTCATAAATAGAGGATTTATGTATCAGTGTACTTAGTTTTAGCTTGATAAGATTGTAAACCCACAAACATCTCATCAATAAAGATTATACTGCAGCTGCAATACTGTCTTTGTCCTGTTTtttcaagggggtaagccagcctccGCAAAGCATACctactatggagccattttgatgctaataagccatcacccgccgttagcattccattgactgccattcattttgccgtcactttgacagcgaataactttacatctgaagcgtttaaagactttatttgtccattgtttatttctaaagaaacacgacaatgtataaaaggctccattaccttgtatctcacgttatggccccgtagcaggcgtttttgtaaaaataggctaacaattgtgtcataaccactcgCATAATAgacaaattaccgtatagtacaggagaagctcgcaggcagtttcgacttacattagctgtttgatggcgctgtgtctgtgtctctggctatgtgtattttgtgtgtcaCTTTTTGCTCTTAAGTGCAGTTCTTTTTTATGGTCACTTAGAACATCTGTGTTGAGATGGCTTCTGTCAACTTTGGAACTTTTCTTTTAGTTCTAGTGTTACTTTGGTCGTTTTTTCTAACTGCGTGTTACGCACAATACACCCCCTCActgcctcctcccctccctctcttgctCCCACACATCCCCCCTCACTCCCATGTAGTCTGCCCACTCCCCCCACCACTACAGCACATTTCATCTCCCCCCACAGACACTTCAAGCTTGCTTTTCATTCACACCTGGCCAGGTGAGGAGACAGCTGGAGAGGCTTCACCAGCGCAAGGCTGCCGGCCCGGACGTCATCAGCCCCAGGGTCCTGAAGACCTTGTTCTCCAGTATATCTTCAACCTGAGCCTGAGGGTGCAGCTACTGTGGAAGACGTCCTGCATTGTCCCGGTCCCCAAGAAGTCGACTCCATCTGGCCTCAAGGACTACCGCCCAGTGGCTCTCACATCCCATGTGATGAAGGTGCTGGAGAGGCTGGTCTTGGCCTACCTGAGGCCGCAGGTGAGATCTTCTCTGGACCCTCTACAGTTTTGCCTACCAGCCTCGTCTGGGAGTGGACGATGCTGTCATCTATCTTCTGCAGCGATCTCATTTGCACCTGGATGACGGTGGCGGCACAGtgagaatcacattttttgatTCACCATCCAGCCACTGCTACTAGGTGAGAAGCTGCAGAGGATGggtgtcggtgcgtccacagtctcctggatcactgactacctgacagacagaccacaGTTTGTCCTTCTGGACAGTGTTCTGTCTGATGTGGTGGTGAGTGGTACGGGGCCCCCACAGGGGACTgtgctgtctccttttctgttcacctGACAGAAGTTCTCTAATGACTCTGCAGTTGTTGGGTGTATAAGGGatggacaggagggagagtacagagcgctggtggacgactttgtggagtggtctggtaagaatcacctgctgctgaaCGTGAAtaagaccagagagatggtgattgacttcaggaggaagggaacggctccgcagcccctttgcatcctgggtggagatgtggacatggttgaggagtacagatacctgggtgtcaacatcaacaacaggctgaactggaaaatcaaaagcactgctgtttacaagaaggggatgagcagactctatttcctgaggaagctgagatccttcaacgtgtgcagcagaatgttggagatgttctaccagtctgttgtggccagcgctctgttctcctccgccatctgctggggcagcagcatcggagccagcgacacaaacagactgaacaaactgatcaggaaggctggctctgttattggctgcaaacaggacacttttgaagctgtggtggagaagaggtcactgaacaaactgttatctatcatggataaccccgaccaccctctccaccccacactggtccatcagaggagcaccttctctaagaggctccgacagcttcgatgtcgcacggaccgctacaataaatcattcctaccacaggcaattacattttttaacacttcatcactgagtgttagataagactcatagacatcacaactgcactaagtgcaccttgcacaataggtttatctacaGCTTTTTCAATATTAgttaaacagttgtacatttttattcccaatttgtatatattttaaattatttgttcttatattctatcctattattatttcatgtatattgtatcctgtatttcatgtatattctgtatgtgtgctatgtgtgatattttgctgctgcaacactggaatttccctttttttgggatgaataaaaaatctatctatctgtctatctatctatctttaagtttaattactaagggactgttcgttttttatttaaggggctACTGGAGGTACTACCGGTGTATGCAAACGCGGGGTGCTGTCCACCCAACGCTGATAATGGGTACACAGGGGCATGATACATGCCGGGAATTGAAGCGAGACCTGGATGCGGGAGATTTAGGACACCCGATTTGTGGATAACTCCTTGAAGTTGTGCGGCCCGCAGCGGCAGGATAACGGGCTGCCTGCTGGGCTGTCGCTGCTCAGACCAGGGGAGAGATCTTTTACAAAAAACATCAATGACGTTTTTGCAATACCATGTTTGTTGGGATTATAGTGTTCAATGTATTGTCTCAGTGCTCTCAGTGGGAAATATGGATGCAATACAACACAATAGATGTATGACGTTTCTGAGGATAAAGTGATTGTATCAGACACATGGTGGTTGTTATTCAACATAActaagcttgtgtgtgtgtgtgtgtgtgtgtgtgtgtgtgtgtgtgtgtgtgtgtgtgtgtgtgggtgcgtgtgtgtgtgtgtaccctccTTGTCCTACGCATTCAGCTGTAGTCCATCAATCAGTAGCTGTCTGAGAAGTCTGTCACCTCCATTCATGTATGTTGTGGCCACATCCTGCTTCTAGTTTACCCTGAGTATTTGCCCAGGACTTGTGAGATAAAGGTGTAACAGAAAGAGCATAGCAAAACTGTGATGATCGAGAAGCCTAACTGGCTGGAAGCTACACACAGAGTTGCAGTAACACTCCCAGTGTGACACAGTGCCTTTGGGCAAGGTGGTGCCACTCAGCACACATCCCCAAGTCAGATCTTTCTCAGGCTAATGGGTGGGGAGAACAGGTATTCATAAAAGTCTTGCTAAACAGGGATGTTTACTTAGTTTCACATGTATCCAAATAGACTGATTAATAAAAAGCTAATAACTACTTACCTCTCAACACCAAgcaacagtgtgtagttgtgAAATCAGTTTACATATCAACATGTTACATCAAAAAGAGTCAGATAAGAAACTTTTTACGTAAGGCATTTTTGAAGTTGTTGAGAGCAATATGACAATGCTGACATTGCATCACTGCAAATCATCtgattataaattaaatatggtTATGGCATGGCAAAAAAATAAGTTCTTAGAGTAACATTTGTATGTTAAGGAGGAACTACAATGATGAATTGCAAACATACGCTTGGCTCACTAAGCTTACAGTCATTCTGCAACAAGTGCAGCTTTGTCTCACAGACATAATTGTGGAACTCAAATGTCAATCTGCTGTATGTGATAAATAAATGATGTACAAAAGGTACATGTTGGACTTTTGGATCCACAAACTAGTATGCTTCATAACAATCAGACAATATTGAAAAgtttatatcaaaatatatgtaAACTGTGTTTGTAGAAAATGTGATGGTTTCAACAACTCCTACCAGACCGCTGTTTATCAATTAGGAAATCAAGTATAGTATGCTAGTGCACACAGGAACACAAGTCTCCTTCAGAATAAGTTAATTCTGAAGGAGACTAACTCCTAACTCTCtctgtatcaactcatttggtaatggctAGAATGTAATGCCTTGACTTCTGTGATTATGAGTGTTCTTAAGTGCCACAAAAGTACATGGTAAAAGTGTTTTTGTTGCGATtgcaattgttttgtttttcgcaaaaagcaataaaaatatgtttcaaaaatgtatcatcatcatcatcatcatcataaaaaATGATCCATCTAAATGGACAGTCGACCGTAAAGACACCTTCTGAACCGATGTTATTTCATACTATAATTCAACTTCTAAGTAAAATCAGAATTCTTTTTGCATGCCAAGACATTTGCTGCATTAACAGTGTTATTATTGGCTAATAAGTCTTTATTGACACAACGCAAACACTCAAAGCAGAGCAGAGCTTTTATCAAAGATGCTCCACAGGATGCATATCCTGGTCTGAGGGAGCTGAGTCACTGTGGATTATTTACGCACATTTGTGACATTAACACAATCCTTCACACCTCCCTAGACACACGGATTATTTACACTTAAACAATGTGCCCATATTGTGTTCAGTTTCTATCGCAGACTAAGTGATGGGTGCAGACCGCTGCATATTGAGATGTCTTACGCACTTAATAAGCCTTTGATTAGATATTTAGGGTCTACATGTTTTATTCAGACTGCTTGGTAGTTGTaagtcattttaatttattaacatGTAGTATTTTGATAACCAAAAGTAAATTTAAAGCAAAGTGGAACTATGTGATTGgagtacaattttgtctctttatAGTCCCTGCTTGAATGGATGGGCCCTTGGGCACAAAAGCCCTCTTTCCAACTCAGCACATCTGTAGACACACAACTCATTCAGGTGTTATGATTTATGTACATCATCACACTTAACATGCTTTCAAGAAGAAGTTTAAACCCTTTGACTCACCAACAAGAAATGTTAAATCACAGAGGCCGTGGCTCACCCTATGCCCAAATAGTTCAGTAATCCATCCATGTCTTTTGATCTCAAACTTGAATAAGATAAATGTAAAATAGAAAGCATTCCACCTCTGTCCCACAATCCTacacattattttaataatagaaAGTGTCAAGAAAAAAttgcaacatgacatcatgatgtCAGGCTGTTGGGGATTCATCTGAGACCCTGTTAATACCAGAGCCCAAGGCTTGTTTCAATATACCGTAGCAATGATGTTCAAAGCACTGCATCAGAGCTTCAATATAGTAAAAAGAAAGTCACTTGGCAGTTGACCTTTCAAGTATTTTACTTCTTCATTTTGTTAGTGAACACACTGGTGGTCGGAGTCTGCTGAACCATCATTGGGGGGAATGGAAATTAGTATGAAGGCACTTGGCAAGATGGCAAGAAAACCAGTAATGGGAAGGCTTTATGAAGCCTTTTGGATGGATAAAGTAGCAAGATGTGGGCCTCTGTTTGATTCTGGGAGGGATTACGACAGCTACAGCtggtgaaaatgtttttttaatgaacttacagtcttaacaactactcaaagcgctgTACACAGTGCAGGCatcattcaccattcacacacgtTCATACACTGgctgccacctgctcatcagacaCAGCATTGGGAGCAACCATCGACCTTCCAATTAGTAGATGACTAGGTTAGTCCAAGGCTACAGTCAGTCACCTTGATCAGTGAAGGGCAGCAACAGGATGGTCAACAGCATGTTCCCACTCCACCTTATGCTTGATACTCAGCATTCTAACTGAAGCAAGTTTGGAAATAGTTTTGGACTTTCAGCAGATTATTTCACAGCTGCCGTGCcccagtatttaaaaaaaaaataattctgtaATGACAAAGTCAATAcatctgtgttgccaaagcataaacacacaaacaaacaacaacaagaagtaaatacatctgatataataaaagtaaaaacaatctCTTTTATATTATTAAGATATGTCCCTCAATGTCCCCTCAAGTAGCATgttaaaagaataataataagaacctaaaataaataataattatatatatatatatatatatatatatatatatatatatatatatatataattttaacaTCTCCTAATAAAGAGGAAGCTTTTTGTCCTCTGGGTAGGCAGGGAAGCCTGGTATAATATTTTCAAATTTCTGAATCTTCTGTATACTGTCTTTGTATTTGGGACATGTACACATGATGTAATACTGTTGCAATGTCCTGGTGCTCAGAAGAGCATTGTATGCAAGTCATTTTTATCAGCTTGATTTAAATGCTGCCAAAATTTTATTGATCTTTTTTGGAATTTAATTTTCGGAGGGAATCTGCTTTTCGGGGCAAACTTTTAATATGTCAATCAAAGCCTCCTGTTGGTTCTGTAGTTCATTAAAGACTTGTaggcaggggcgtagcacacaATTCTGGACCCTGGTCCGTACgtcattctctatgggcccctccccgcatctacagctattcattctagtatCTTtgtgggccctcctcacatgagccCCTGTATACTCAGGACCCCTTTTGCCCCCCAGTCCAACACCCCTGCCTGTAAGGTGAACAAGCCAGTCGGTGCAATGATGGAGGTGATGGCATGTTACATGTTCAAATAGTAACCTTGTGTGCAGGTATTTATTTACTATGTAAATgccttactctctctctctctctctctctctctctctctctctcttagctCCACCTTCACTGGTTATAAAGGTATAAAGGGATTCTTCCAGGTGAGTGCTCTCATAGTGGG from Sander lucioperca isolate FBNREF2018 chromosome 3, SLUC_FBN_1.2, whole genome shotgun sequence harbors:
- the LOC116045194 gene encoding intestinal mucin-like protein yields the protein MLPSGKIDPSCPNMAHEWHTNDSYCEQIYHPPTTTPMSTTSPCDTTICEIIKGSVFEACHKVIDYTPFVLACEFDICHMHINHVGCTSLQTYADFCAESGLCIDWRSATDGLCEYKCPSPKVYRGCGSQVEPTCDSWYNQKFIYTVNEFSAMTNVKQESCFCPDGFFLLSSSSNECVPTCEICRLSNGSWTQANSTWRENCNECICEEDTLQVSCHPVSCPTQPPLSCDKEGQVKVTETAGCCQKEKCECDGTQCSGLVPSCPLGFILSRTKEVCCWKYSCVPKKDVCVFNNHEYQVGDLVPMKPCEKCSCSNKANANSPLHIIDCEPIPCDANCPVGYEYQISANQCCGKCVQTSCIVVLLNATYALKPGSIWTPAGNPCVKFECVKIANQFITIEAKTICPLYDPNACIPGTETIAPDGCCHVCIPKGEPCSVSTTPVYLESQGCHAKDLVNVTSCSGACGTFTFYSTKTRSLQHTCSCCQELATSERQVQLSCPDNTEITYTYTHIDSCGCLKTECSVPGHRELATTPPSIKSRRRRR